In the Triticum aestivum cultivar Chinese Spring chromosome 2B, IWGSC CS RefSeq v2.1, whole genome shotgun sequence genome, AACTTTATCTGGCAATACACACCCACATCTGAATATAATGGTGAAAATGGATTTCagcaaggtatccattttctgggTCCTTCTGATCCACTTGCATGCATATCAAATGTTACATAACATGAGATGGCCATTTTAGTACATGACCGAGAACCATTGCAACTAAAATTGCATCAGTTTTACTATCTTCATGGTACATAGAAAACACGTCAGTTGACCTTTGCCTCTAGCTCAACTTCTTCTTGCTCATCTTGTTTCATCTGAAGGGAGAGATCACACCAAACAAGTATGATTCAGCAGCACAAGTCTGTGCGGCTGTATGCATAGGCTTACTAAATAAATTAAAATTATCAGACAAATTAGTTTCGCTCACGTGGTTGGTAAGCAAGGGAAGCCTTTCCTAAATGCTTCTTCTCTCCATTTGTACTCCTGATTCTTCGTCTCTGCAAACACATTTATGTGGTTTACATCACATGGCAAGAAATTAGAAATGATGCTCTTTGGTGGACTAAACAGTTGTAAGTGAGTTAAGTAAAATTGCCAGAACTGAAACAGTGAACAAAGTAGTGCACCCTTGCAAGTGAAATACCAACATTGGTTGTGTACAGACCCAAAAGAATTGCTTGCAGTAGTGGCATAGTGCTTACTTCGTATTTATACTACAAATTTCTAGACTTGAATAATAGCTCGTGTCCTAATCGTGTAGGTGTTCAACAATTAAGAATGGAACTGAAGTTCGTTTGCTTTTCTAAACTCGTACATGATGAAAAGGAACAACCCACCACAAATGATAGAAACCCTGTTAAAATGCTGCAGCACAAAGACGTATGTCAGGCTAGAGAAAAGAAAAAGGAGTACCATCTGGCAAAATATATTCACAGCAAGGACGAATCTCTTGTATAATTGGAAAAGTGAAAGTGCAATTTTATGGTGTTGCAAGTTACAACTTCTGATTGTTTAAATATCAAAGTTCAGTTGACTCCCAAGCAATCAGAAAAGCATGATTCATGAATGCTCATATAGAATAAGAAAACTGCAACAGAGTTTTGATTTAAAGGCAAGTGACACATGTGATAAGTGTGTATAATGTCCTATCAAACATGAATAAATTCAGGGACTTAAACTTGGACAGATATAAGAAATTATGTTAGATTAAAATTCAGCTGTGTGGGTACCTCGTTAGAGAATGATTGGTTCTTTTCCGGTGTACTGAAATCATCAATGAGAAGCACTGGGAAATTAATCACTGCAAATGAGGTAGCAGCTCCGACATTTATATTTTGAACACCATTTGACCGACACCATGGCTACAAACGGATTTTAGCAAACAACATCAAACGAAGGATGTACAAAAAGTATTATGAAGAAATTTGAACATCGCTGAACTACGATGCCAATCAAAGACGAAATCCTCAGTCGGACAATAGCATAGACACAGAAAactacaagtaaacaaagtaaCAGTTCCAGTCCATCATTCCTTTGTTAACTTCCTGTTCTGAACTCCTAAAATGAACTAATCACATGCAACAGTCCAGTGCAACCCATTTTGCTGCCTACTACACAGCACATCCAAATGTGGAATGCAATGTCACCACAGTCTCTGTAACTTCACTATCATTAACACGTTTCCTAATCAATGTAACCAAAGCATTGAGAGATTAAAGATCTCCAAGCTAATAATTATGCACAACAAAGAAAATCACTGTATCACCTCATCGGCACTACAGGAAAGCAGCGAGGTACCAACCCTGCAGCTTGGCTGCTGGCAGGGTGGGCTCCTCCTTGTTGCAGATGTGACAGAAGCGGGCTTCAAGAAGGCCGTGTGGTGCATCCTGGGCAGCTACGCGGGCGGGGCACCCGCACCCCCTGGGTGCAGTAGCCCATGGCGGCGGAGGTGCCCGTGAGGAGGAGACAGACGACCTGGAAACCATAGGGAGAAGGGACGCGCGCGGAGCAGAGTACATCCTCGTAGAAGGCGGCGACGTGGTGCACGTCGATGGTTTGCGGCAAGATGTAGTCAAGCACCTCCCGTCGGCGTAGCCCTCAAGCTCTGCACCGGATCTGGATTGCCGCCGCCACCGTCAGGCAAATCGATAAAGAG is a window encoding:
- the LOC123044124 gene encoding uncharacterized protein isoform X1, translating into MHHTAFLKPASVTSATRRSPPCQQPSCRVGTSLLSCSADEPWCRSNGVQNINVGAATSFAVINFPVLLIDDFSTPEKNQSFSNEHFNRVSIICETKNQEYKWREEAFRKGFPCLPTT
- the LOC123044124 gene encoding uncharacterized protein isoform X2, yielding MHHTAFLKPASVTSATRRSPPCQQPSCRVGTSLLSCSADEPWCRSNGVQNINVGAATSFAVINFPVLLIDDFSTPEKNQSFSNERRRIRSTNGEKKHLGKASLAYQPHETR